A window of the Bacillus marinisedimentorum genome harbors these coding sequences:
- a CDS encoding type II secretion system protein: MLKKLRKNEKGFTLVELLAVIVILGIISAIAVPSVGKIIDKTENDATVADAIQIINAAKLAHASDPTVNEWDFNKLEDYLDKAKDDTFTVKYSGGVFSISDHEAVSLIKTQSNSDATETELIEAEPVK; the protein is encoded by the coding sequence ATGTTGAAAAAATTGAGGAAGAATGAGAAAGGTTTTACACTCGTTGAACTGCTGGCTGTCATTGTGATTTTGGGGATTATTTCGGCGATTGCGGTTCCTAGTGTCGGGAAGATCATTGATAAGACGGAGAATGATGCAACAGTAGCAGACGCAATTCAAATTATAAATGCAGCTAAGTTGGCACACGCCTCAGATCCAACTGTAAACGAATGGGACTTTAATAAATTAGAAGATTACTTAGATAAAGCGAAAGATGACACTTTCACAGTAAAATACTCTGGTGGAGTATTTTCAATTTCTGATCATGAAGCTGTTTCTTTAATAAAAACACAATCAAATTCTGACGCTACTGAAACTGAGTTAATTGAAGCTGAGCCTGTAAAGTAA
- a CDS encoding type II secretion system F family protein: MGYFRFEGREKSGKKRKGKIEADTRREAVLKLREKNIAVLEISQVPETIWNKEITVGRQVKLRDFVIFLRQFSTLLKAGVTVVNATRILSEQTESKTLKKALIHIEDELREGNPLSAACSKHPKVFPPLFFNMMRAGEAGGNMDETLEQLADHFEKMHRIRQKVISALTYPAVVGTLAVAVVVFLLIAIVPVFVDMFAGFGAELPAITQVVLNASMFMQRFWWLFVLLFVLAYAAIHFIRRDKEMKYYLDYAVLKMPIFGKMLQKAALARMARTLSSLFASSVPILQALSIVERVVGNEVIARVLNRGRESLESGQSLAAPMKEHWVFPPLVTQMIAIGEETGSLDAMLAKVADFYEAEVETATDRLKAVIEPLMIVILAALVGIIVLAIIVPMFDIFNQIG, encoded by the coding sequence ATGGGCTATTTCCGGTTCGAGGGGCGCGAGAAATCAGGAAAAAAAAGAAAAGGCAAAATCGAGGCAGATACCCGGCGTGAAGCTGTTTTGAAACTCCGGGAAAAAAATATCGCCGTCCTTGAAATCAGCCAGGTGCCGGAAACGATCTGGAATAAGGAAATAACGGTCGGGAGGCAGGTGAAACTCCGCGACTTTGTCATCTTCCTGCGCCAGTTTTCAACACTTCTGAAAGCTGGAGTTACGGTGGTGAATGCGACCAGGATCCTTTCCGAGCAGACAGAGAGCAAGACGCTTAAAAAAGCGCTCATACATATAGAGGATGAGCTTCGGGAAGGCAATCCGCTTTCTGCAGCCTGCAGCAAGCACCCTAAAGTCTTTCCGCCCCTGTTCTTTAACATGATGCGGGCTGGAGAAGCAGGCGGCAACATGGATGAAACGCTGGAACAGCTGGCTGATCACTTTGAAAAAATGCACCGTATCCGTCAGAAAGTCATTTCAGCGCTTACCTATCCGGCTGTCGTCGGAACTCTGGCCGTTGCCGTGGTCGTTTTCCTGCTCATTGCAATCGTCCCCGTTTTTGTGGATATGTTTGCTGGATTTGGCGCCGAGCTGCCGGCGATTACACAGGTGGTTCTGAATGCCAGTATGTTCATGCAGCGATTCTGGTGGCTTTTCGTTCTGTTATTTGTGCTCGCATATGCGGCAATCCATTTCATCAGGCGTGATAAAGAAATGAAGTATTACCTTGATTATGCCGTCCTTAAGATGCCGATTTTCGGCAAGATGCTGCAAAAGGCAGCCCTGGCCCGTATGGCAAGGACACTCAGCTCGCTCTTTGCCAGCTCGGTGCCGATCCTGCAGGCGCTGTCGATTGTGGAACGCGTAGTCGGGAATGAAGTGATCGCCCGCGTTCTCAATCGCGGACGTGAATCACTGGAATCCGGCCAATCGCTTGCTGCTCCGATGAAAGAGCACTGGGTATTCCCGCCGCTTGTCACGCAAATGATCGCAATCGGTGAAGAAACCGGATCACTGGATGCAATGCTCGCCAAAGTGGCTGACTTTTATGAAGCGGAAGTCGAAACGGCAACCGACCGGCTTAAAGCTGTTATAGAACCGTTGATGATTGTCATCCTCGCTGCCCTGGTTGGTATCATCGTGCTTGCCATCATCGTGCCGATGTTCGATATTTTCAATCAGATTGGGTAG
- a CDS encoding type IV pilus twitching motility protein PilT, with the protein MKQRLNNLLRAAYELQASDLHLTIGVPPIMRINGVLKKYGKESLQPEDTEAMARAAIPEHQWDDFQQAREFDFSYSIAGVSRFRINAYYQRSCISMAVRIVPTAIPAIEELHMPPVLKEMVSKPQGLLLVTGPTGSGKSTTLAAMIDHLNQTANKHIITLEDPIEYLHRHGSCIIDQREIGFDTNKFANGLRAALRQDPDVILVGEMRDLETISTAITAAETGHLVLGTLHTSGAPATIDRIIDVFPPNQQAQIRVQLASVLVGIISQRLFAISDGSGRRAATEILTNTPAVANLIRNEKIHQIQNVMQTSRTAGMHTFGSSVKELMDSGMITREAALPFVEELD; encoded by the coding sequence ATGAAACAGCGTTTGAACAATTTGCTTCGGGCAGCATACGAATTGCAAGCATCCGACTTGCACCTGACGATAGGTGTACCGCCGATCATGCGGATAAACGGCGTGCTGAAAAAATACGGCAAGGAATCGCTGCAGCCTGAAGATACTGAAGCGATGGCGCGGGCTGCCATTCCGGAACACCAGTGGGACGATTTCCAACAGGCGCGGGAATTTGACTTTTCCTACAGTATTGCGGGCGTTTCCCGGTTTCGGATAAATGCGTATTATCAGCGGTCCTGCATCAGCATGGCGGTAAGAATTGTGCCGACAGCCATTCCGGCGATTGAGGAACTCCACATGCCGCCGGTCCTGAAAGAGATGGTGTCAAAGCCGCAGGGGCTTCTTCTGGTAACAGGGCCGACAGGAAGCGGCAAATCGACGACACTGGCGGCGATGATCGATCATTTGAACCAGACAGCGAACAAGCACATCATCACGCTTGAAGACCCGATCGAATATTTGCACCGCCATGGGAGCTGCATTATCGACCAGCGGGAAATAGGCTTTGACACAAACAAGTTTGCAAACGGGCTTCGTGCTGCCCTGAGACAGGATCCTGACGTCATTCTCGTCGGTGAAATGAGGGACCTGGAGACGATTTCAACTGCCATTACGGCGGCGGAAACAGGTCATCTTGTCCTTGGCACATTACATACATCAGGAGCACCGGCAACGATTGACAGGATCATCGATGTATTCCCGCCGAATCAGCAGGCGCAAATAAGGGTTCAGCTTGCTTCCGTGCTTGTCGGCATCATCAGCCAGCGCCTGTTCGCGATAAGTGACGGTTCAGGGAGGCGGGCAGCGACTGAAATTTTGACGAATACACCAGCTGTAGCGAACTTGATCCGCAACGAAAAAATCCATCAAATCCAAAATGTCATGCAGACGAGCAGAACTGCGGGGATGCATACATTCGGCTCATCAGTCAAAGAACTGATGGACAGCGGCATGATCACCAGGGAAGCAGCTTTGCCTTTCGTAGAGGAGCTGGATTGA
- a CDS encoding GspE/PulE family protein — protein sequence MSTTRKRLGDLLVEAGLITDGQLSNALAEKSKGQKLGDALLQLGYITEQQLIEVLEFQLGIPHVSLYRYPFDTQLISLIPKDFASRNLVIPLKKEGDRVFVAMADPMDFYAIDDLRLSTGFQIETAIATKDDILKAINKYYGIDESMEELMKEMPAGGLGEDERITDEDSPVVRLVNQILKSAVQQRASDIHFDPHESKLDVRFRVDGVLRVERSLPKHMQNVMTARIKIMADLDITESRLPQDGRLKTNLDFHPVDIRIATLPTIYGEKVVMRILDLSSALNDLNKIGFNKVNLKRFYKLIEQPTGIVLITGPTGSGKSSTLYGALNHLNREEVNIITIEDPVEYQIEGINQIQVNAGIGMTFARGLRSILRQDPNIIMVGEIRDKETAEIAVRASLTGHLVLSTLHTNDAVTSITRLTDMGVEPFLVAASLSGVVAQRLVRKVCRDCGEVQEPTKRELEIFSKRGITIERIMRGRGCGTCNMTGYKGRVAIHELMTVDDEMRRMIMDGESMGNIRDYATNQKMIYLIDDGLLKVKEGVTTTEEVLRVTNSE from the coding sequence ATGAGCACAACAAGGAAACGCCTCGGGGACCTGCTCGTGGAAGCAGGCTTGATAACAGACGGACAGCTGTCCAATGCTCTGGCTGAAAAAAGCAAAGGCCAGAAACTGGGAGATGCGCTTCTGCAGCTCGGATACATAACGGAACAGCAATTGATCGAAGTACTCGAATTCCAGCTTGGAATCCCGCATGTCAGCCTGTACCGCTATCCTTTCGACACTCAGCTGATCAGCTTGATTCCGAAAGACTTCGCCAGCCGCAATCTTGTCATTCCCTTAAAGAAGGAAGGCGACAGGGTGTTTGTCGCCATGGCCGATCCGATGGACTTTTATGCAATTGATGATTTGCGCCTGTCCACCGGCTTCCAGATTGAGACGGCGATAGCCACCAAAGATGATATTTTGAAGGCCATCAACAAATATTATGGAATCGATGAGTCGATGGAAGAGCTGATGAAAGAAATGCCGGCCGGCGGGCTTGGAGAAGATGAGCGGATCACCGATGAAGATTCGCCGGTTGTGAGGCTTGTCAACCAGATTCTTAAAAGTGCGGTCCAGCAGCGAGCGAGCGACATCCACTTTGATCCGCACGAATCGAAGCTCGATGTCCGATTCCGCGTGGACGGCGTGTTAAGGGTAGAGAGATCGCTTCCAAAACATATGCAAAACGTCATGACGGCCCGCATCAAAATCATGGCGGATCTCGATATTACAGAAAGCCGTTTGCCGCAGGACGGCCGCCTTAAGACAAACCTTGATTTTCATCCGGTTGACATAAGGATCGCGACGCTTCCGACCATCTACGGTGAAAAAGTCGTCATGCGCATCCTCGATTTGAGCAGCGCGCTGAATGACTTGAACAAGATTGGCTTCAATAAGGTCAATTTAAAACGGTTCTACAAGCTGATCGAACAGCCGACAGGCATTGTGCTGATTACCGGCCCGACAGGATCCGGAAAGTCTTCTACGCTTTATGGGGCCCTCAATCATTTGAATCGTGAGGAAGTCAACATCATCACCATCGAAGACCCGGTAGAATACCAGATTGAAGGAATTAACCAGATCCAGGTCAATGCAGGAATCGGGATGACGTTTGCTCGGGGCTTGCGCTCGATTTTGCGGCAGGATCCGAATATTATCATGGTCGGTGAGATCCGGGATAAAGAGACGGCTGAAATTGCGGTGCGGGCCTCCCTTACCGGGCATCTTGTTTTAAGTACATTGCACACAAATGATGCAGTGACATCAATCACCCGCCTTACCGACATGGGGGTGGAACCCTTTCTTGTTGCAGCTTCACTTTCAGGCGTAGTCGCCCAGCGCCTTGTCAGGAAGGTATGCCGCGACTGCGGCGAAGTGCAGGAACCGACGAAAAGGGAGCTTGAAATTTTCTCGAAACGCGGAATTACAATCGAAAGGATCATGCGGGGAAGAGGCTGCGGAACGTGCAATATGACCGGCTATAAAGGCAGGGTCGCCATACATGAGCTCATGACAGTCGATGATGAGATGAGGCGGATGATCATGGATGGGGAATCAATGGGGAACATCCGTGACTATGCCACAAACCAGAAAATGATTTATTTGATTGATGACGGGCTCCTCAAAGTGAAAGAAGGCGTGACGACGACCGAAGAAGTGCTGCGCGTCACAAACAGCGAGTAG
- a CDS encoding VanW family protein, producing MKNIQQLKLFLLLFLGSLFIIAFTHGGTFVYEKTVSANGTYSSGTKIADADISGLTEEEATSELADIAAEWQQGAAFQLKMQDKTYPINGVMIDVETSIAAVQDGQNNKPVITVNDEEVYRSARLLAGETILSVLDIDRLKQNMLQDAEKMKTGVHTYSLLAFRDVDGAEKQVVARVSITGLADKMPILHDYVKPGETYTILPESSFSVLNTFGKKGVPGEQGLYLSIISSALYRAAAETNFSIVERHIGNAVPEDIPPGYEAKVLAGNLDFVFYNPNPTPYTITFDLTEDILTVEISGIPFFLQYEAVLGEKASYNPKTVVQYSSLLAPGEKKVTEEGSPGYSVQLFRIEKTPAGELLSEMVLAEDYYSPVHRIEVRPLREGSAARSGSAPPETEETASDLEPGGISDDPEPGNETEAENGQTGPADWPDRNGGSIWDQPGEVIKGN from the coding sequence ATGAAGAACATACAACAACTGAAACTTTTCTTACTGCTTTTTTTAGGAAGCCTTTTTATCATCGCGTTTACACATGGTGGTACATTCGTCTATGAAAAAACGGTTTCTGCAAACGGGACATATTCTTCAGGAACGAAAATCGCTGATGCTGATATAAGCGGATTAACTGAGGAAGAAGCAACTTCGGAGTTGGCAGATATCGCAGCTGAATGGCAGCAGGGAGCTGCGTTTCAGCTCAAGATGCAGGATAAAACGTATCCGATTAATGGCGTTATGATTGATGTGGAGACTTCCATTGCAGCTGTCCAAGACGGTCAAAACAATAAGCCTGTTATTACTGTCAACGATGAAGAGGTATATCGGTCGGCCCGGCTGCTGGCAGGCGAAACGATTCTTTCTGTCCTGGACATTGATCGGCTGAAGCAAAACATGCTCCAAGATGCCGAAAAGATGAAGACAGGAGTCCATACGTATTCCCTTCTTGCGTTCAGGGACGTTGATGGAGCGGAAAAACAAGTTGTGGCCCGTGTGTCCATTACCGGATTGGCAGACAAAATGCCTATTCTCCATGACTATGTAAAGCCGGGTGAAACGTATACGATTTTGCCGGAAAGTTCATTTTCGGTATTGAATACGTTCGGAAAAAAAGGGGTTCCAGGTGAACAGGGCTTGTATCTTTCAATAATTTCGTCCGCTCTGTATAGGGCTGCAGCTGAAACAAACTTCTCGATCGTCGAGCGCCATATCGGCAATGCGGTGCCAGAAGATATTCCTCCTGGCTATGAAGCAAAGGTATTGGCCGGAAATTTGGATTTTGTTTTCTATAACCCCAATCCAACACCATATACGATAACGTTCGATTTGACAGAAGACATTCTGACCGTCGAAATCAGCGGAATTCCTTTTTTCCTTCAATATGAGGCCGTCCTGGGGGAAAAGGCATCCTATAATCCGAAAACGGTCGTGCAGTATTCTTCTTTGCTTGCGCCAGGAGAAAAGAAAGTGACTGAAGAAGGATCTCCGGGATATTCCGTTCAATTGTTCCGGATTGAAAAAACACCTGCAGGCGAACTACTGTCTGAAATGGTGCTTGCTGAAGATTATTATTCGCCTGTTCACCGGATTGAAGTCCGGCCGCTCAGGGAAGGCAGTGCTGCCAGAAGTGGCAGCGCACCTCCAGAAACGGAAGAAACAGCTTCAGATTTGGAACCAGGAGGCATCAGCGATGATCCAGAGCCGGGGAATGAAACAGAAGCCGAAAACGGCCAGACCGGTCCGGCTGACTGGCCAGACAGAAACGGCGGTTCGATCTGGGACCAGCCTGGAGAAGTGATCAAAGGGAATTGA
- a CDS encoding PulJ/GspJ family protein translates to MRTKVSGEEGFTLMEVMLAFTILAIAAVPFFMFFTQSMMFSAENGKKLAGIQTAREVMAYIHEKNVTAEDFTVTIDGNRQALDWSPLISDDSEAFKKTAVPHTVILEQNQTDYFVRVVSASFNGPAPAGGAPLQPVAVEVYSDADAGSFVTETFGYVGEGS, encoded by the coding sequence TTGAGGACTAAAGTCTCAGGTGAAGAAGGGTTTACGTTAATGGAAGTTATGCTGGCATTTACAATACTTGCCATTGCCGCTGTCCCCTTTTTCATGTTTTTCACCCAATCGATGATGTTTTCAGCCGAAAATGGAAAGAAACTGGCCGGAATTCAAACGGCCCGGGAAGTTATGGCGTACATACATGAAAAAAATGTCACAGCAGAAGACTTCACCGTTACGATTGATGGCAATCGGCAAGCGCTTGATTGGTCCCCTCTCATTTCAGATGACAGCGAGGCTTTTAAAAAAACGGCAGTACCGCACACAGTTATCCTTGAACAAAATCAAACGGATTACTTTGTCCGGGTCGTCTCCGCATCCTTTAACGGGCCTGCACCTGCCGGCGGTGCCCCGCTCCAGCCCGTAGCAGTTGAGGTTTACTCAGATGCGGATGCCGGCTCTTTTGTAACTGAGACATTCGGTTATGTCGGGGAGGGTTCATAA
- a CDS encoding type II secretion system protein — protein MKLKAPFMDSSGVTLIELLTALTLTIMVLGVFFNALQNSMNAYDKTAIHNRLRQEANIVLTSLAETHRKWDLPYKLASADSEITLNGDSGERTISSGEFKYLVTINEVSNLNDGPVVINASSYHISLTVRSKRKAAESYTLSTSIDRIKED, from the coding sequence GTGAAATTGAAGGCCCCCTTCATGGACAGCAGCGGTGTAACATTGATCGAATTACTGACAGCATTGACACTCACCATAATGGTGCTTGGCGTTTTTTTCAATGCCCTGCAAAACAGCATGAATGCGTATGACAAAACGGCAATACATAACCGTTTGAGGCAAGAAGCAAACATCGTCCTCACCAGTCTTGCTGAAACCCACCGCAAATGGGACCTTCCTTACAAATTGGCGTCAGCAGATAGTGAAATTACCTTGAATGGGGATTCAGGTGAGCGTACGATTTCAAGTGGAGAATTCAAATATTTGGTTACGATAAACGAAGTCAGCAATTTGAATGACGGCCCTGTGGTGATCAATGCTTCCAGCTATCATATTTCATTGACAGTCCGATCAAAACGAAAAGCAGCAGAATCATATACACTGTCAACTTCCATCGACAGAATCAAGGAGGATTGA